The following are encoded in a window of Thermus hydrothermalis genomic DNA:
- a CDS encoding bifunctional 4-hydroxy-2-oxoglutarate aldolase/2-dehydro-3-deoxy-phosphogluconate aldolase — protein MEVLEALANARLLPLLTVRGGEDLWALAQALREEGVGVLEITLRTPQGLEALGALRGSGLLLGAGTVRGLEEAKAALAAGARFLVSPGLREGVARLAQEEGVPYFPGVLTPTEVERALELGLSVLKFFPAEPFQGAQVLKAYAEVFPEVRFLPTGGIKEEHLPLYAPLPNLLAVGGSWLLTGDPAQIRARVRTARALLRLQARG, from the coding sequence GTGGAGGTCCTAGAGGCTTTGGCTAATGCCCGCCTCCTACCCCTCCTCACCGTGCGGGGCGGGGAGGACCTTTGGGCCTTGGCCCAGGCGTTGCGGGAAGAAGGCGTTGGGGTTTTGGAGATCACCCTCCGGACCCCCCAAGGCTTGGAAGCCTTGGGGGCATTGAGGGGTAGCGGCCTCCTCCTGGGGGCAGGCACGGTGCGGGGCCTCGAGGAGGCGAAAGCTGCCTTGGCTGCGGGGGCTCGCTTTTTGGTTTCGCCGGGCCTAAGGGAAGGGGTGGCCCGCCTGGCGCAGGAGGAAGGGGTGCCCTACTTCCCCGGCGTCCTTACGCCCACGGAGGTGGAAAGGGCTTTGGAGCTTGGCCTTTCCGTTCTCAAGTTCTTTCCCGCAGAACCCTTCCAGGGGGCCCAGGTACTGAAGGCCTACGCCGAGGTTTTTCCCGAGGTGCGTTTTCTGCCCACGGGCGGCATCAAGGAGGAGCACCTGCCCCTCTATGCCCCTTTGCCCAACCTGTTAGCTGTGGGGGGAAGCTGGCTTCTAACAGGGGATCCCGCGCAGATTCGCGCGCGGGTTCGTACGGCCAGGGCCCTTCTTAGGCTCCAAGCTCGCGGCTGA
- a CDS encoding IclR family transcriptional regulator, producing the protein MRRLTLEDPEGAQTLLRGLWLLEQVAEGVHELKALADSLGLSRSTAYRILSALTRAGYLRHEPRRGYFLGPKLIRLGFKAYGQLHLPTLARSHLEALRDATRETVHLAVLEGKEVVYIDKVPGKRELVLASQIGSRFPAQSTALGKAILAFLPEERWQEAFTPGLKRTPRTLGDYQAFREELRATRIRGYALDLEENEPGVRCVAAPILNGQGEPVAAVSVSTAAIYLDEDRIPEVAEKVREAARRISRELGA; encoded by the coding sequence ATGCGTCGGTTAACGTTAGAAGACCCAGAAGGCGCCCAAACCCTCCTTCGCGGCCTGTGGCTCCTGGAGCAGGTAGCCGAGGGGGTGCATGAGCTCAAAGCCCTCGCCGATTCGTTAGGGCTCAGCCGGAGCACCGCCTACCGAATCCTCAGCGCACTGACCCGGGCGGGCTACCTACGCCACGAACCGCGAAGGGGGTACTTCCTGGGACCCAAGCTCATCCGCCTAGGCTTTAAGGCCTACGGCCAGCTGCACCTTCCCACCCTCGCCCGTTCCCACCTCGAGGCCCTTCGGGACGCCACGAGGGAGACCGTGCACTTGGCCGTCCTGGAAGGAAAAGAGGTGGTCTACATTGACAAGGTCCCCGGCAAGCGGGAACTCGTACTGGCGAGCCAGATCGGAAGCCGTTTCCCTGCTCAATCCACTGCCTTAGGCAAGGCCATCCTGGCCTTCCTCCCCGAAGAGCGGTGGCAGGAAGCCTTCACTCCAGGCCTGAAGCGCACCCCAAGAACCCTTGGCGACTATCAAGCTTTTCGGGAAGAGCTGCGCGCCACTCGGATCCGGGGATATGCCCTAGACCTGGAGGAGAACGAACCCGGGGTGCGGTGCGTGGCTGCCCCGATCCTGAACGGGCAAGGGGAGCCCGTGGCGGCGGTAAGCGTGTCCACCGCTGCCATCTACCTGGACGAGGACCGCATTCCCGAGGTAGCCGAGAAGGTACGGGAAGCCGCTCGGCGCATCAGCCGCGAGCTTGGAGCCTAA